One segment of Anatilimnocola aggregata DNA contains the following:
- a CDS encoding ABC transporter ATP-binding protein → MLELKNVGKSYDEPGGTKLPILDIPHFRVETGEQLVLVGRSGCGKTTLLHTIAGISRADRGEIWLDKINLASLSEAGVDKVRAAKIGYVFQTFNLLPGFTAYENVLLGMTFAQGRKDPPRARHLLKRVGLEHRSTHKPSALSVGEQQRVAVARALANKPSLLLADEPTANIDPRNQQMIIDLIRETCREENISLLIVTHSPEVARQFDRVVKLEEVNLANREALST, encoded by the coding sequence ATGCTCGAACTCAAAAATGTCGGCAAATCCTACGATGAGCCAGGGGGCACCAAATTGCCGATCCTGGACATTCCGCACTTCCGTGTCGAAACGGGTGAGCAGCTTGTGTTGGTCGGCCGCAGCGGTTGCGGCAAGACCACGTTGCTCCATACGATTGCCGGCATCAGCCGGGCAGATCGGGGCGAAATCTGGCTCGATAAGATCAATCTCGCTTCGTTGTCGGAAGCAGGTGTCGACAAAGTTCGGGCTGCTAAAATCGGCTACGTTTTCCAAACGTTCAACTTACTCCCCGGCTTCACCGCCTACGAAAACGTGCTGCTCGGCATGACCTTCGCTCAGGGTCGCAAGGATCCGCCTCGCGCGCGGCACTTGCTCAAACGTGTGGGCCTCGAACATCGCAGCACGCACAAACCGAGCGCCCTGTCGGTTGGTGAGCAGCAGCGGGTTGCGGTCGCCCGAGCTTTGGCCAACAAGCCCAGCTTGCTGTTGGCCGACGAGCCGACGGCGAATATCGACCCGCGCAATCAGCAGATGATTATCGATTTGATTCGCGAGACTTGCCGCGAAGAAAACATCTCGCTCTTAATCGTAACGCACTCGCCGGAAGTTGCCCGCCAGTTCGACCGTGTCGTCAAACTGGAAGAAGTTAATTTGGCCAATCGCGAGGCGCTAAGTACATGA
- a CDS encoding ABC transporter permease, producing MSLFTIAWRSIQQRGVASALTMISMALGVMLVVAVLTVHGVLSRSFESNASLGYNMIVGAKGGQEQLVLNTVYYLSRPVENISYDYYLEFHKRDARALMLKDSLRLRGHKQLFETAELANFATSSGLDALALQAAFASEQQVAARWTDLERNGKYGPQIDLAIPVCLGDYFGKFRVVGTTPQFLDELVFDIERNRKYEFAQGRNFQQRSAENGYFEAVVGAKVAREMDVHLGDKISPAHGDPEGHLHERKFTVVGILKSSGTPNDSAVFVNIEGFYLMEDHAKSVEDTRSEETKAAEKVPLTEEQMKEEFRRRQQQKQLIEREADPDPLPVEQREVTAILLKMDPKQGIFVEGAVNKDKLNGAQAVAPIAVIVGMFEGIVKPIQWTLLILTSIICIVSGISILVSIYNSMSERRHEIAVMRALGAGRGKVMAIILLEATLLSLGGCAIGWALGHFACYWASPTIEERTGVFIGMNLWGDPFFHPLEWLSSDFASRNEQLNQSFKLPVELLIVPALVLLAMLVGLWPALSAYRTDVARSLGK from the coding sequence ATGAGCCTCTTCACCATCGCGTGGCGCAGCATTCAGCAACGGGGCGTCGCTTCGGCCCTGACCATGATCTCGATGGCCTTGGGCGTGATGCTCGTCGTTGCCGTGCTGACCGTGCATGGCGTGCTGTCGCGTTCGTTCGAGAGCAACGCCAGCCTTGGCTACAACATGATTGTCGGGGCGAAAGGCGGCCAAGAGCAATTGGTGCTCAACACGGTCTACTATCTCAGCCGACCGGTCGAGAACATTTCGTACGACTACTACCTGGAGTTTCACAAGCGCGACGCACGCGCGCTGATGCTGAAGGATTCGCTCCGCCTGCGCGGCCACAAGCAACTGTTCGAGACCGCCGAACTTGCCAACTTTGCGACCAGCAGCGGACTCGATGCACTTGCCTTGCAAGCGGCCTTCGCCAGTGAACAGCAGGTCGCCGCGCGGTGGACCGACCTCGAACGCAACGGCAAGTATGGGCCGCAGATCGACCTGGCGATTCCCGTCTGCCTGGGCGATTACTTTGGCAAGTTTCGCGTCGTCGGCACCACGCCGCAGTTCTTGGATGAATTGGTTTTTGATATCGAGCGCAATCGCAAATACGAGTTCGCCCAAGGGCGCAACTTTCAGCAGCGCAGTGCAGAGAACGGATATTTCGAAGCGGTTGTGGGCGCGAAGGTCGCTCGTGAAATGGACGTTCATCTAGGCGACAAAATTTCACCAGCGCATGGCGATCCGGAAGGGCATTTGCATGAGCGGAAGTTCACCGTCGTCGGCATTTTGAAATCGAGCGGCACACCCAACGACAGCGCGGTCTTCGTCAACATCGAAGGCTTCTACTTGATGGAAGACCACGCCAAGAGTGTCGAAGACACGCGTTCGGAGGAAACAAAGGCCGCCGAGAAAGTGCCGCTGACCGAAGAACAGATGAAGGAAGAGTTCCGCCGCCGGCAACAGCAAAAGCAACTGATTGAGCGCGAGGCTGATCCCGACCCACTGCCCGTCGAGCAACGAGAAGTGACTGCCATCTTGCTGAAGATGGACCCCAAGCAAGGAATTTTTGTGGAAGGGGCTGTCAACAAAGACAAGCTCAACGGCGCTCAAGCCGTTGCCCCGATCGCGGTGATCGTCGGCATGTTTGAAGGAATCGTCAAACCGATTCAGTGGACCCTGTTGATTTTGACTTCGATCATTTGCATTGTCTCTGGCATCAGCATTCTGGTGAGCATTTACAACTCGATGAGCGAGCGGCGGCATGAGATTGCCGTCATGCGCGCACTGGGCGCGGGGCGCGGCAAAGTGATGGCGATCATCCTGCTCGAAGCCACGTTGCTCTCGCTAGGCGGCTGCGCGATTGGCTGGGCGCTCGGGCACTTTGCTTGTTACTGGGCGAGCCCGACGATCGAAGAGCGAACCGGGGTCTTCATCGGCATGAACCTTTGGGGAGACCCGTTTTTCCACCCACTCGAATGGCTCTCCAGCGACTTCGCCAGCCGGAACGAACAACTCAACCAAAGCTTCAAACTCCCGGTCGAGCTGCTCATCGTCCCGGCGCTGGTTCTTCTCGCCATGTTGGTCGGCCTTTGGCCCGCCCTGAGTGCCTACCGCACCGACGTTGCTCGCTCTCTCGGCAAGTAG
- a CDS encoding cupin domain-containing protein, with protein MSQLQNHEFSEGVTMLDFASPIIAPHGDGGDTSFMNNVPDPVTAGPELPTFKFALDKSTGKVIGNCYGKEATVTQLPISKGLAGVSMQLEPGAMRELHWHATAAEWAFVLEGQVRTTVIAPDGTSETNDFEPGDVWYFPRGHGHVLECLGNKPCHFILIFDNGYFSEFGTFSITDWLGHTPKALLAKNFGLPESAFEGLPQEEVYFAQGEVPPTEQTVPLQGWKKPKLTHKYAMMKQPPHRVFAGGREWTVDSTSFPISTTISGVILELEPGALRELHWHPTADEWHYVITGNISVTMFGSHGRYRTETLEQGDVGYIPQRLWPLHRKRRQHPLPHSDWVQHRHLSDHRSDSVDRRQPYRHLGDKLFEAGLAVR; from the coding sequence ATGTCGCAACTTCAAAACCATGAGTTTTCTGAGGGCGTCACCATGCTGGACTTTGCTTCTCCAATCATCGCCCCGCATGGCGATGGTGGTGATACCAGCTTCATGAACAATGTGCCCGATCCGGTGACCGCGGGTCCGGAACTCCCCACCTTCAAGTTCGCTCTGGATAAATCGACGGGAAAAGTCATTGGCAACTGCTACGGCAAAGAAGCGACGGTCACGCAACTGCCCATTTCGAAGGGGCTGGCCGGCGTGTCGATGCAACTGGAACCGGGAGCCATGCGTGAACTGCATTGGCACGCGACCGCTGCCGAGTGGGCCTTTGTGCTTGAAGGGCAGGTCCGCACAACCGTGATCGCCCCCGATGGCACGTCGGAGACGAACGATTTCGAGCCGGGCGATGTGTGGTACTTTCCTCGCGGACATGGCCACGTGCTCGAATGCCTGGGAAACAAGCCGTGCCACTTCATTCTGATTTTCGATAACGGCTACTTCTCCGAATTCGGCACCTTCAGCATCACGGATTGGTTGGGACATACGCCAAAGGCACTGCTCGCGAAGAATTTTGGCCTGCCTGAATCTGCCTTTGAAGGGCTGCCCCAGGAAGAGGTTTATTTCGCCCAGGGCGAAGTTCCACCAACCGAGCAGACCGTTCCGCTGCAGGGCTGGAAGAAGCCAAAGCTCACCCACAAGTACGCCATGATGAAGCAACCTCCGCATCGCGTGTTCGCTGGTGGCCGCGAATGGACGGTCGATTCGACGTCGTTCCCCATCTCCACCACGATCTCCGGCGTGATTCTTGAGCTTGAACCAGGCGCCCTGCGCGAATTGCACTGGCATCCGACGGCCGATGAATGGCACTACGTCATCACCGGCAACATCAGCGTGACCATGTTCGGCTCGCACGGCCGCTACCGCACCGAAACTCTCGAACAGGGAGATGTGGGCTACATTCCCCAAAGGCTATGGCCACTCCATCGAAAACGTCGGCAGCACCCCCTGCCGCATTCTGATTGGGTTCAACACCGGCATCTATCAGACCATCGATCTGACTCAGTGGATCGCCGGCAACCCTACCGACATCTTGGCGACAAACTTTTCGAAGCCGGCCTCGCTGTTCGATAA
- a CDS encoding Dps family protein: MITKQSEVTNHRPKSPLATPSDLTPEGVAAVAAELRVLLADVFTLYVKTKNFHWHMSGSHFRDYHLLLDEQSDQIFAMTDDIAERARKIGGTTLRSIGDIARSRRLPDNNEDFVAPRDMLAELTADNQLLTRLLRSAHAVCDEHNDVATASLIENWIDETERRTWFLFESAGPMSYVNSSNEE; this comes from the coding sequence ATGATTACCAAACAATCCGAAGTCACCAACCACCGACCGAAATCGCCCCTGGCGACACCGTCCGATCTCACACCGGAAGGAGTCGCCGCGGTCGCCGCCGAATTGCGCGTGCTGCTCGCAGACGTCTTCACGCTCTATGTGAAGACCAAGAACTTTCATTGGCACATGAGCGGTTCGCACTTCCGCGACTATCACTTGCTGCTCGATGAACAGTCGGACCAGATCTTCGCGATGACCGACGACATCGCCGAGCGGGCTCGCAAAATCGGCGGCACCACCCTGCGGTCGATTGGCGACATCGCGCGAAGCCGACGGCTGCCCGACAACAACGAGGACTTTGTCGCCCCGCGCGACATGCTGGCCGAATTGACAGCTGATAACCAACTCCTCACGCGTTTGCTCCGCAGCGCTCACGCCGTTTGCGATGAACACAACGATGTAGCGACCGCCAGCTTGATCGAGAACTGGATCGATGAGACCGAACGTCGGACGTGGTTCCTGTTCGAATCGGCCGGACCCATGTCGTACGTGAATTCGAGCAACGAAGAGTAG
- a CDS encoding alpha/beta hydrolase, translating to MQAIDPAFDEAIDHRVRAFLKQVNAAGGPPMEELSPHEARQVLTTLQTSLPLDLPPARVSSVTIHHDGQPLDLTIVRPAGSEKTVPAFMFFHGGGWVLGDFPTHERFVRDLVASSGAAAVFVNYTRSPEARYPVAIEQAYAATKWVAEFGHTIHVDGSRLAVVGNSVGGNMAAVVALMAKDRGGPEICFQALMWPVTDAYFETSSYHKYGNDRFLTSNMMKWFWDSYTTDPVERSEIYASPLRATTDELRGLPPALIQTAGNDVLRDEGEEYARKLDVAGVDVIAVRYSGMIHDWGLLNPLSQTPATRASLLQVADELKRRLR from the coding sequence ATGCAAGCCATCGATCCAGCCTTTGACGAAGCGATTGACCATCGGGTTCGAGCCTTTTTGAAACAGGTGAACGCTGCCGGCGGCCCGCCGATGGAAGAGCTTTCGCCGCACGAAGCTCGGCAGGTGCTCACCACTCTGCAAACTTCGTTGCCTCTCGACCTGCCACCCGCACGGGTTTCGTCGGTGACGATTCACCACGACGGTCAGCCGCTCGATTTGACCATCGTGCGACCGGCCGGCTCCGAGAAGACGGTGCCGGCTTTTATGTTCTTTCATGGCGGCGGCTGGGTGCTCGGGGACTTTCCTACGCACGAGCGATTCGTTCGCGACCTGGTCGCATCTTCGGGCGCTGCAGCGGTGTTTGTGAACTACACGCGCTCGCCCGAAGCTCGATATCCCGTGGCCATCGAGCAAGCATACGCGGCAACCAAGTGGGTGGCCGAGTTCGGGCACACGATCCATGTCGACGGCAGCCGCCTCGCCGTGGTTGGCAACAGCGTCGGAGGCAACATGGCCGCGGTTGTCGCACTCATGGCTAAGGACCGCGGCGGCCCTGAAATTTGCTTCCAGGCCCTGATGTGGCCGGTCACCGATGCCTACTTCGAGACCTCGTCTTATCACAAGTACGGCAACGACCGCTTCTTGACCAGCAACATGATGAAGTGGTTCTGGGACAGCTATACGACCGACCCCGTCGAGCGCTCTGAGATCTATGCCTCGCCGCTGCGAGCCACGACTGACGAACTGCGCGGACTGCCTCCGGCGCTCATTCAAACGGCCGGCAACGACGTGCTCCGCGACGAAGGCGAAGAATATGCCCGCAAACTCGACGTCGCGGGAGTCGACGTGATTGCCGTCCGCTACAGCGGCATGATTCACGACTGGGGACTGTTGAACCCCCTCAGCCAAACGCCGGCCACACGTGCTTCGCTGCTGCAAGTGGCGGATGAACTCAAGCGAAGGCTGCGTTGA
- a CDS encoding RNA polymerase sigma factor, whose protein sequence is MNEGCTTIAVQRYLGELARLDGCEPADPVIRALLDSSVSRLHLLCKSLLLRSYPRLARPPLNLNSEEMLSTVVDRLMRAMREVRPTSVRQFFALANQHMRWELNDLARRLDSRTPAIEYQDAFVPAGDMSESQLTPNTLRMLEAIEALPEEEREVFSLVRVQGMTHEDVADLLEVSTKTVQRRLNRGLMILADSLNDLNPSPSPNDTP, encoded by the coding sequence ATGAATGAAGGCTGCACCACCATCGCCGTCCAGCGCTATTTGGGCGAGCTTGCTCGCCTAGACGGCTGCGAGCCAGCGGATCCGGTCATCCGAGCCCTGCTGGATAGCTCGGTTTCGAGATTGCACTTGCTCTGCAAATCGCTCTTGCTCCGCAGCTACCCTCGGCTGGCCCGGCCGCCTCTCAACCTCAATTCCGAGGAGATGCTGAGTACCGTGGTGGATCGACTCATGCGGGCGATGCGTGAAGTTCGGCCGACTTCCGTCCGCCAGTTCTTCGCATTGGCCAATCAACACATGCGGTGGGAGCTCAACGACCTAGCGCGTCGGTTGGACAGCCGCACGCCCGCGATCGAATATCAGGACGCGTTTGTGCCGGCAGGGGACATGAGCGAGTCTCAACTGACTCCCAACACGTTACGCATGCTGGAGGCAATCGAAGCGTTGCCTGAAGAAGAACGCGAGGTGTTCAGCCTGGTTCGCGTTCAGGGTATGACGCACGAGGATGTAGCCGATCTCTTAGAAGTATCGACGAAAACGGTTCAACGCCGGTTGAATCGCGGCCTG